The window TTTTGTCAGGGATTTTATCAAGGTTTCGGACACAGAATTTTGGGCAGCAACCGAGTCAGGGTTATACATACTTGACCTGGAAAAAGAATCCATAAAAAATCTCCGCAAAAACAACAATGATCCATTTTCTCTTTCTGACAATGCCCTTTATGCATTGCTCAAGGACAATGAAGGCGGAGTTTGGGCAGGCAGCTATTTTGGTGGGGTCAATTACTTCCCAAAGCAGTATACGCCCTTCAAAAGATTTTTTCCAAAGACCGGTGAGAATTCAATCAGTGGAAATGCTGTCAGGGAAATTCGGAAAGACCGTTATGGCAACCTTTGGATCGGAACAGAAGATGCCGGGCTGAACAAATATGATCCGGTCCGGAATGAATTTATCAATTACCCTTTTACCGGGGAAAACGGAAAACTTTCACATTACAACATACATGGATTGATGCTGGTAGGAGACGAGTTGTGGGTCGGTACATTTTTTCATGGACTGAATGTTTTGGATGTAAAATCCGGAAAAGTAATCAGGAAATACACTGCCGACAATAAGCCCGGATCATTGAAGCACGATTTCATCTATGCCCTGCACCAAAGCAGTGACCGCAAAATTTACCTTGCAACCAATTCAGGAATACTGGAATACATAGCGGACATGGACAATTTCGCTATCCTGAGTTCCTTTCCGGAAAACCTTCATTACACCTGCTTAAAGGAAGACAGTAATGGTATTTTTTGGGCGGGCAGTTACAGAGATGGGCTCTATTTTTATGACCCAATCACTGACAGTAAGGGTTTTTACAAAAAAGATTCTGACCACCAACCGAACATTAGCAGTGATGCCATCAACGGGATTTTTGAAGACAGTAAAAAAAACCTATGGATATCTACTTCTGATGGACTTAACAAGTTGGATTCCAAAAATAAATCTGTCGTAAGATTTTCAATGGAACATGGTTTTCCCAGTAATGTGATCTATAGAGTTGAAGAGGACAGTAATCATAAATTATGGGTAAGCACCTCCAAAGGCCTTGTTCGATTTGATCCTGAAACAATGGAAACCGAAATATTTACCAAAGACCATGGCTTACTCAGTGACCAATTAAATTACAGTTCATCATTTATGGACGAAAACGGCAAAATGTATTTTGGTTCCGTCAAAGGTCTTGTTAGTTTTGATCATGCCGAGTTCATCCAAAACAATTATGTCCCTCCTGTATTTTTGACAGGTTTTCAAGTCCACAATGAAGAAATGCCAATAGGTGTAAAGAATTCTCCCCTGTACAACTCAATTTCATTCATGGACAAAATAAAACTCAGGCATGATGAGTCTTCTTTCAGCATCGACTTTGCTGCATTGAGTTATACAGCTCCGGAAATTGCCGAATATGCATTTAAATTGGATGGATTTGACAAGGACTGGACCTATATCAAAACCAACAGGAAGGTGTTTTTCACCAAACTACGTCCTGGGAATTACACATTTTTGGTAAAAGCCTCAAACAGTAGCGGTATCTGGAATGAGGATACCAGAAAGCTGGAAATCATCATTTCTCCTCCATTCTGGGCAACGGTATGGGCTTACATATTTTACTTTTTGCTGGGACTTTCACTCACTTGCTATTTAGTGTATTCTTACCATAAAAGTTCTGAGAAGAAGAACAGGGAAAAAATCAACATGCTTGAAAGGGAGAAAGAAAAGGAAATTTATAATGCAAAAATCAAGTTTTTCACCAATATAGCACATGAAATCAGAACCCCACTGACTCTGATTAAAGGTCCCTTGGAAAAAGTAATAGATATGGCACCTGGAGTCCCTCAAATGAAGGACTATTTACTGGTCATGGAAAAAAACACTTCCAGACTCTTGGATTTGGTCAACCAATTGATGGACTTCCGCAAAACCGAAAACAAAGATTTCAGCCTCAGTTTTGTAAAAGTCAATCTGGTGGAATTGGTCAAGGGTACATATTTCAGGTTTGGCCCCATTGCGGAACAGAAAAAATTATTTGTCAAAATAGTATTGCCCGAAGTACCTTTGTTTGCCTATATAGACCACGAAGCATTTACAAAAGTCCTCAGCAATCTATTCAATAATGCCCTGAAATTTTCGGAGGACCGTGTTGAAATCCATTTGGAAAGCAATCCGGAAAACGGAAGCTTTTGCATCACCGTCAAAAATGACGGACACCTGATTGAGGAAGGGGACAGGGAAAAAATCTTCACACCATTTTACAGGGCGACCCAGACTGAGAATGTTTCGGGAACAGGTATAGGATTGCCTTTGGCAAAAAGTTTGGTAGAACTCCATTCGGGCATTCTTACATTGGAAAAACCAGAAGAAAACCTGAACGTATTTATGGTAAAAATGCCCTTGAACCAAGACCGGAAATTTGAGCTTCTGGAAGAAGCTTCACCATTGGATAATGAGGAAGTAGAAATACATATCCCTGAGCTAATGGAGACCGGAAAACCGGCCATACTTCTGGTTGAAGACAATCGGGAATTATTGGATTTTATAGCTGAGGAGCTCTCAAATGATTACCAAATCTACAAAGCTTTGGATGGAGAATCAGCCCTCAGTATATTGAAATCGTCTTCCATCCAACTTGTAGTGAGTGATATAACCATGCCTGCAATGGATGGAATAAGTCTCTGCAGATTTCTTAAATCAAATATTGATTACAGCCACATCCCCATAATTCTGCTGACAGCAAAATCAACCCTCCAATCAAGGATAGAAGGACTGGAATCCGGAGCAGATGCCTATATGGAAAAACCATTTTCTCCTGATCATTTAAGAGTTCAGATTGCAAACCTGCTTTTGAACAAAACCAAGATCAAAGAATTTTATGCCAGTTCTCCATTGGCTCACATCAAAACAATTGCATATTCCAAAGCTGATGAGGAATTTCTTGAAACATTAAATGAAATTATCATCAATAAAATCGCTGATCCCGAACTCAATGTAGATTACCTTGCCGACAAAATGAACATGAGCCGGCCTACCCTTTACAGGAAAATCAAAGCAGTTTCTGACCTTACTCCCAATGAACTGATTAACTTGGCAAGGT is drawn from Belliella baltica DSM 15883 and contains these coding sequences:
- a CDS encoding hybrid sensor histidine kinase/response regulator transcription factor, translating into MRFYLTLLLVTIGWKLALGDPYYFKHYQVEQGLSHNTVTSIVQDKEGFMWFGTKDGLNRFDGYQFKTFRYTENDPNSLGSNFIISLYVGKDYIWVGTDRGLYIYDKRKENFEIVPVSTNSYIREIKEDINGNLWFIAGFTLHRKEKVSNKIKAYDPKSHFEAMSLCMDKTGNIWAASTNGLINRYDPETDSFVGVDVFANSEQVSNKAIEKLYYGDITKILIGTQSQGIKVFNPINGEYKDYISQSGDNSGLFVRDFIKVSDTEFWAATESGLYILDLEKESIKNLRKNNNDPFSLSDNALYALLKDNEGGVWAGSYFGGVNYFPKQYTPFKRFFPKTGENSISGNAVREIRKDRYGNLWIGTEDAGLNKYDPVRNEFINYPFTGENGKLSHYNIHGLMLVGDELWVGTFFHGLNVLDVKSGKVIRKYTADNKPGSLKHDFIYALHQSSDRKIYLATNSGILEYIADMDNFAILSSFPENLHYTCLKEDSNGIFWAGSYRDGLYFYDPITDSKGFYKKDSDHQPNISSDAINGIFEDSKKNLWISTSDGLNKLDSKNKSVVRFSMEHGFPSNVIYRVEEDSNHKLWVSTSKGLVRFDPETMETEIFTKDHGLLSDQLNYSSSFMDENGKMYFGSVKGLVSFDHAEFIQNNYVPPVFLTGFQVHNEEMPIGVKNSPLYNSISFMDKIKLRHDESSFSIDFAALSYTAPEIAEYAFKLDGFDKDWTYIKTNRKVFFTKLRPGNYTFLVKASNSSGIWNEDTRKLEIIISPPFWATVWAYIFYFLLGLSLTCYLVYSYHKSSEKKNREKINMLEREKEKEIYNAKIKFFTNIAHEIRTPLTLIKGPLEKVIDMAPGVPQMKDYLLVMEKNTSRLLDLVNQLMDFRKTENKDFSLSFVKVNLVELVKGTYFRFGPIAEQKKLFVKIVLPEVPLFAYIDHEAFTKVLSNLFNNALKFSEDRVEIHLESNPENGSFCITVKNDGHLIEEGDREKIFTPFYRATQTENVSGTGIGLPLAKSLVELHSGILTLEKPEENLNVFMVKMPLNQDRKFELLEEASPLDNEEVEIHIPELMETGKPAILLVEDNRELLDFIAEELSNDYQIYKALDGESALSILKSSSIQLVVSDITMPAMDGISLCRFLKSNIDYSHIPIILLTAKSTLQSRIEGLESGADAYMEKPFSPDHLRVQIANLLLNKTKIKEFYASSPLAHIKTIAYSKADEEFLETLNEIIINKIADPELNVDYLADKMNMSRPTLYRKIKAVSDLTPNELINLARLKKAAELLSEGNLKIYEIATLVGYNSQNSFSRNFQKQFGSTPTEYLNSRKQPHTRVNS